The following proteins come from a genomic window of Cronobacter muytjensii ATCC 51329:
- the nuoN gene encoding NADH-quinone oxidoreductase subunit NuoN, which produces MTITTQQLIALLPLLIVGLTVVVVMLSIAWRRNHFLNATLSVVGLNAALLSLWFVGQAGAMDVTPLMRVDGYAMLYTGLVLLASLATCTFAYPWLQGYNDNKEEFYLLVLIAALGGILLANANHLASLFLGIELISLPLFGLVGYAFRQKRSLEAAIKYTILSAAASSFLLFGMALVYAQSGSLSFVALGKSLADNMLHEPLLLAGLGLMIVGLGFKLSLVPFHLWTPDVYQGAPAPVSTFLATASKIAIFGVVMRLFLYAPVGESEAVRVVLGVLAFASIIFGNLMALTQTNIKRLLGYSSISHLGYLLVALIAMKSGDGVQSGGMSMETVGVYLAGYLFSSLGAFGVVSLMSSPYRGPDADSLYSYRGLFWHRPILSAVMTVMMLSLAGIPMTLGFIGKFYVLAVGVQSDLWWLTGAVVVGSAIGLYYYLRVAVSLYLNAPQQLNRDVPSNWAYSAGGVVVLISALLVLVLGVWPQPLITLVQMAKPLM; this is translated from the coding sequence ATGACAATAACTACTCAACAATTGATCGCGCTGCTACCGCTGCTGATCGTCGGATTGACGGTGGTAGTTGTGATGCTCTCCATTGCGTGGCGACGTAACCACTTCCTGAATGCCACGCTGTCGGTCGTCGGGCTTAACGCCGCGCTGCTGTCGCTGTGGTTCGTCGGTCAGGCGGGCGCGATGGATGTCACGCCGCTGATGCGTGTGGATGGTTACGCCATGCTCTATACCGGGCTGGTACTGCTGGCGAGCCTCGCAACCTGCACCTTCGCCTATCCATGGCTGCAGGGTTACAACGACAACAAGGAAGAGTTCTACCTGCTGGTGCTCATCGCCGCGCTGGGTGGCATTCTGCTGGCGAACGCTAACCATCTGGCCTCGCTGTTCCTGGGTATTGAGCTGATTTCGCTGCCGCTGTTTGGCCTGGTGGGCTACGCCTTCCGCCAGAAGCGTTCTCTGGAAGCTGCTATCAAATACACCATCCTGTCTGCCGCCGCCTCGTCATTCCTGCTGTTCGGTATGGCGTTGGTTTATGCGCAGTCCGGTAGCCTGTCGTTCGTGGCGCTCGGTAAGAGCCTCGCGGATAACATGCTGCACGAACCGCTGCTGCTGGCGGGTCTGGGCCTGATGATTGTCGGTCTCGGCTTTAAGCTCTCGCTGGTGCCGTTCCATCTCTGGACGCCGGACGTTTACCAGGGCGCGCCTGCGCCGGTTTCCACTTTCCTCGCCACCGCGAGCAAAATCGCTATCTTCGGTGTGGTGATGCGTCTGTTCCTCTATGCCCCGGTGGGCGAGAGCGAGGCGGTACGCGTGGTATTAGGCGTGCTGGCTTTCGCTTCCATCATCTTCGGTAACCTGATGGCGCTGACGCAGACCAACATTAAGCGTCTGCTCGGTTACTCCTCTATCTCGCATCTCGGTTACCTGCTGGTGGCGCTGATTGCGATGAAGAGTGGCGATGGGGTTCAAAGCGGCGGAATGTCGATGGAAACCGTAGGGGTTTACCTGGCGGGCTATCTGTTCAGCAGCCTCGGCGCGTTTGGCGTGGTAAGCCTGATGTCCAGCCCGTATCGCGGTCCGGACGCGGATTCGCTCTACTCCTATCGCGGCCTGTTCTGGCACCGTCCGATCCTGTCAGCGGTCATGACCGTGATGATGCTGTCGCTCGCGGGTATTCCGATGACGCTCGGCTTTATCGGTAAATTCTACGTGCTGGCCGTTGGTGTGCAGTCAGACCTGTGGTGGCTGACCGGCGCCGTGGTCGTAGGCTCTGCGATTGGTCTCTACTACTACCTGCGCGTAGCGGTAAGCCTGTACCTCAACGCACCGCAGCAGCTTAACCGTGATGTGCCGTCGAACTGGGCCTACAGCGCAGGCGGCGTCGTGGTGCTTATCTCCGCACTGCTCGTACTGGTGCTGGGTGTCTGGCCGCAACCGCTGATTACGCTGGTGCAGATGGCGAAACCGCTGATGTAA
- the rnz gene encoding ribonuclease Z, whose protein sequence is MELTFLGTSAGLPSTTRNVTAIVLNPQNNQSGLWLFDCGEATQHQMLRASASPGKIEKIFITHLHGDHIFGLPGLLCSRSMAGCETPLEVYGPKGIDEFIDTTLRLSGSWTSYPLHVHEITAGVVLDDASFTVTAFALTHPVECYGYRIAERDRPGALDAARLKAAGVTPGPLFQQLKRGETVTLADGRTLCGADYLSAPRPGKKIAIFGDTGPTPQADALARDVDLMVHETTLEAAMAEKANGRGHSTTQQAAMLARDAGAKRLVMTHFSSRYDAADCQRLLAECQAIFPASELAEDFLTIAV, encoded by the coding sequence ATGGAACTGACATTTTTAGGCACCAGCGCCGGGTTGCCCTCTACCACTCGCAACGTGACGGCCATTGTGCTGAATCCGCAAAATAATCAGTCCGGGCTGTGGCTTTTTGACTGCGGCGAGGCCACCCAGCACCAGATGCTGCGCGCCAGCGCCAGCCCTGGCAAGATTGAAAAGATTTTTATCACGCATCTGCACGGCGACCATATCTTCGGGCTGCCGGGCCTGCTGTGTAGCCGCTCAATGGCAGGCTGTGAGACGCCGCTTGAGGTTTACGGCCCGAAAGGCATCGACGAGTTTATCGATACCACGCTGCGCCTGAGCGGCTCCTGGACCAGCTACCCGCTGCATGTGCATGAAATCACCGCAGGCGTTGTGCTTGATGACGCGTCGTTCACCGTTACCGCGTTTGCGCTGACACACCCGGTGGAGTGTTACGGCTACCGGATTGCGGAGCGCGACAGGCCCGGCGCGCTGGACGCCGCGCGCCTCAAAGCGGCAGGCGTTACGCCGGGGCCGCTGTTTCAGCAACTCAAACGCGGCGAGACGGTGACGCTCGCAGACGGGCGCACGCTGTGCGGCGCGGATTATCTGAGCGCGCCGCGCCCCGGCAAAAAAATAGCGATTTTCGGCGATACCGGCCCGACACCGCAGGCGGACGCGCTCGCCCGCGATGTGGATCTGATGGTGCATGAAACCACGCTTGAAGCGGCGATGGCCGAGAAAGCCAACGGGCGCGGGCACTCGACCACGCAGCAGGCGGCAATGCTTGCCAGAGACGCTGGCGCGAAGCGTCTGGTGATGACCCATTTCAGCTCCCGGTACGATGCGGCGGACTGCCAGCGGCTGCTGGCAGAGTGCCAGGCTATTTTTCCGGCGAGCGAACTGGCGGAAGACTTCCTGACCATTGCAGTTTAG
- a CDS encoding GNAT family N-acetyltransferase, whose amino-acid sequence MIDWQDKHHTELDVPTLYALLKLRCEVFVVEQTCPYLDVDGEDLVGENRHLLALRDNQLIAYARILKSNEPDAPVAIGRVIVSEQARGEKLGVELMKRAVESCERNWPQSPLYLSAQAHLQAFYAQFGFTPATDIYDEDGIPHIGMRREPLPGKKA is encoded by the coding sequence ATGATCGACTGGCAGGATAAGCATCACACCGAGCTGGATGTCCCGACGTTATACGCGCTGCTGAAGCTACGCTGTGAAGTTTTCGTGGTTGAACAAACCTGTCCCTATCTGGATGTGGATGGTGAAGATCTGGTGGGCGAAAACCGTCATCTGCTTGCCTTGCGTGATAATCAGCTGATCGCTTATGCGAGGATTCTGAAAAGTAATGAGCCTGACGCCCCGGTGGCAATAGGTCGGGTCATCGTTTCAGAGCAGGCGCGGGGCGAAAAACTGGGCGTTGAACTGATGAAACGCGCCGTAGAGAGCTGCGAGCGTAACTGGCCGCAGAGCCCGCTATACCTGAGCGCGCAGGCGCATCTCCAGGCGTTTTACGCGCAGTTTGGCTTTACACCTGCGACAGACATCTACGACGAAGACGGTATCCCGCACATCGGAATGCGACGCGAACCGCTTCCAGGCAAAAAAGCGTGA
- the elaB gene encoding stress response protein ElaB, with product MPLSSQPYETRVDDDLTLLSDTLEEILRSSGDPADQKYVELKARAEQALHDVKNRVSSASDNYYFRAKQAVYRADDYVHEKPWQGVGIGAAAGLVLGLLLARR from the coding sequence ATGCCTTTATCTTCACAACCTTATGAAACACGTGTAGACGATGACCTGACCCTGCTGAGCGACACGCTGGAAGAGATCCTGCGCTCCTCCGGCGACCCGGCGGATCAAAAATATGTTGAACTGAAAGCGCGCGCCGAGCAGGCGCTGCATGACGTGAAAAACCGCGTCAGCTCTGCGTCTGACAACTACTACTTCCGCGCCAAACAGGCGGTTTATCGTGCTGATGACTATGTGCATGAAAAACCGTGGCAGGGCGTAGGAATTGGCGCAGCCGCAGGGCTGGTGCTGGGCCTGCTGTTAGCCCGCCGCTAA
- the menF gene encoding isochorismate synthase MenF: protein MRTFAAALALAQEALAHVPDAPDLYRYAVEFSPAEVDFLFWLRAQNTYPQFYWRSRDGHEEAAALGAARTFTTLQNADTFLRQHADKPDLRAWGLNAFDPQRGSLFIPCLELRREGDRGWLIATHCRDGEAGGLTDRMAPLQPAVALTRREPRRVSRCDTPDAAQWAQIVEQALQAIGRGEFAKVVLARATDLRFTAPVDAAALMAASRRVNRDCYHFYLAFSAREAFLGSTPERLWRRQGRTLDTEALAGTVENHADDAQAQARAAWLLADDKNQRENALVVDDICGRLKPIADDIHTEAPQVVRLRRVQHLRRVIRARLHAPDDTACLRQLQPTAAVAGLPREAAQRFIAACEPFNRQWYAGSAGYLSLEKTEFCVSLRSAWIQDETIRIYAGAGLVAGSQAGPEWQEIENKAAGLLTLLTG from the coding sequence GTGAGGACGTTCGCCGCCGCGCTGGCGCTGGCGCAAGAGGCGCTGGCGCATGTGCCGGATGCCCCTGATCTCTACCGATACGCTGTTGAATTTTCTCCTGCCGAAGTCGATTTTCTCTTCTGGCTGCGCGCGCAAAACACGTATCCACAGTTCTACTGGCGCTCGCGCGATGGTCACGAGGAAGCCGCGGCGCTCGGTGCGGCGCGCACCTTCACCACGCTTCAGAATGCCGACACCTTTTTACGCCAGCACGCCGATAAACCGGACTTGCGCGCATGGGGGCTAAACGCCTTTGATCCGCAGCGCGGATCTCTTTTTATCCCGTGCCTTGAGCTGCGTCGCGAAGGCGATCGCGGCTGGCTTATCGCCACGCATTGCCGCGATGGCGAGGCTGGGGGGTTAACAGACAGAATGGCGCCGCTACAACCGGCGGTGGCGCTAACCCGGCGCGAGCCGCGTCGCGTCAGCCGGTGCGACACGCCCGACGCGGCCCAGTGGGCGCAGATAGTGGAGCAGGCGCTACAGGCCATTGGGCGCGGAGAATTCGCGAAAGTGGTGCTGGCCCGCGCCACCGATCTGCGTTTTACCGCGCCGGTGGACGCCGCGGCGCTGATGGCCGCGAGCCGCCGCGTTAACCGCGATTGCTACCACTTTTATCTGGCGTTCAGCGCGCGCGAAGCGTTTCTCGGCTCTACGCCGGAGCGGTTGTGGCGGCGGCAAGGGCGTACCCTCGACACCGAAGCGCTGGCGGGCACCGTGGAAAATCACGCGGATGACGCGCAGGCGCAGGCGCGCGCCGCATGGCTCCTGGCGGATGATAAAAATCAACGCGAAAACGCGCTGGTGGTGGACGATATCTGCGGGCGTCTGAAGCCCATCGCGGATGATATTCATACCGAGGCGCCGCAGGTGGTGCGGCTGCGCCGGGTACAGCATCTCAGGCGCGTTATTCGCGCGCGGCTCCACGCGCCTGATGACACCGCGTGTCTGCGCCAGTTACAACCCACCGCTGCGGTGGCCGGGCTGCCGCGCGAGGCGGCGCAGCGCTTTATCGCCGCCTGTGAACCTTTCAATCGCCAGTGGTATGCAGGCTCCGCCGGGTATCTTTCGCTTGAAAAAACAGAATTTTGCGTCAGTCTGCGTTCGGCATGGATTCAGGACGAGACGATACGGATTTACGCGGGCGCCGGGCTGGTGGCAGGCTCGCAGGCGGGGCCGGAATGGCAGGAAATTGAGAACAAAGCGGCGGGTCTGCTCACGCTCTTAACAGGCTGA
- the menD gene encoding 2-succinyl-5-enolpyruvyl-6-hydroxy-3-cyclohexene-1-carboxylic-acid synthase — MSTSTFNRRWAAVILEALSRHGVRHLCIAPGSRSTPLTLAAAQNPAFTLHTHFDERGLGHLALGLAKASGEPVAVIVTSGTAVANLYPAVIEAGLTGEKLVAITADRPPELIDCGANQAIRQHAIFASHPAAALDLPRPTPAIPAAWLISAIDEKMGALKAGALHINCPFAEPLYGELDDTGLEWQHAPGEWWQRATPWLRLEDARAASVQPDWAFWREQRGVVLAGRLNAQEGAAVAQWAQRLGWPLIGDVLSQTGQPLPCADLWLAHPDAAGVLAQVQFVVQFGGSLTGKRVLQWQSECRPQEYWIVDPLPGRLDPAHHCGRRLVADIPAWLEQHPTTSSVPWAEPLERLAMRTQRIVARELTEWGEAQVAHRLPELLADDGQLFLGNSLTVRLVDALAQLPAGYPVYGNRGASGIDGLISTAAGVQRATGRPTLAVLGDLSTLYDINALALLRDAPAPFVLMVVNNNGGQIFSMLPTPAREREKYYCMPQNVSFAPAAALFSLHYEAPDSLAALQEAMTRAWGSPVATVIELRVPDTAGAQVFQRLIQQVCA, encoded by the coding sequence ATGTCGACAAGCACCTTCAACCGCCGCTGGGCCGCAGTGATCCTCGAAGCGCTTAGCCGCCACGGCGTGCGCCATCTGTGCATTGCGCCCGGTTCGCGCTCCACACCTCTCACGCTTGCTGCGGCGCAGAACCCGGCGTTTACCTTGCATACGCATTTCGATGAACGCGGCCTGGGTCATCTGGCGCTGGGGCTTGCCAAAGCGAGCGGCGAGCCGGTGGCGGTGATTGTCACGTCCGGTACGGCGGTGGCGAATCTCTACCCGGCGGTGATAGAAGCCGGGCTGACCGGCGAAAAGCTGGTGGCGATCACAGCCGACCGACCACCTGAGCTGATTGACTGCGGCGCGAACCAGGCCATTCGCCAGCATGCGATTTTCGCCTCGCATCCTGCCGCCGCCCTTGATTTACCCCGCCCCACGCCGGCCATTCCCGCCGCCTGGCTTATCAGCGCTATCGATGAAAAGATGGGCGCACTGAAGGCGGGCGCGCTGCATATTAATTGTCCGTTCGCGGAGCCGCTGTACGGCGAGCTGGATGATACCGGGCTTGAATGGCAACACGCGCCCGGCGAATGGTGGCAAAGGGCCACGCCGTGGCTGCGCCTCGAAGATGCACGGGCAGCCAGCGTACAGCCGGACTGGGCGTTCTGGCGCGAACAGCGCGGCGTGGTGCTGGCAGGCAGACTCAACGCGCAGGAAGGCGCAGCGGTAGCGCAATGGGCGCAACGCCTCGGCTGGCCGCTGATAGGCGATGTGCTGTCGCAAACCGGGCAGCCGCTGCCATGCGCCGATCTCTGGCTCGCGCATCCGGATGCCGCCGGCGTGCTGGCGCAGGTACAGTTTGTCGTGCAGTTCGGCGGCAGCCTTACCGGCAAGCGCGTTCTGCAATGGCAGAGTGAATGTCGCCCGCAGGAGTACTGGATTGTCGACCCGCTGCCGGGGCGGCTCGATCCGGCGCACCACTGCGGGCGTCGGCTGGTGGCTGATATTCCCGCCTGGCTTGAACAGCACCCGACAACGTCATCCGTGCCGTGGGCGGAGCCGCTTGAAAGGCTGGCTATGCGAACACAGCGTATTGTGGCGCGCGAACTCACCGAATGGGGCGAAGCGCAGGTGGCGCACAGGCTGCCGGAACTGCTGGCGGATGACGGCCAGTTGTTTCTCGGCAACAGCCTGACGGTGCGGCTGGTCGACGCGCTGGCGCAGCTGCCCGCCGGGTATCCGGTGTATGGCAATCGTGGGGCGAGTGGCATTGACGGGCTTATCTCTACCGCCGCGGGCGTACAGCGCGCCACCGGGCGGCCAACGCTTGCGGTGCTGGGCGATCTCTCTACGCTTTATGACATCAATGCCCTGGCGCTTCTGCGCGACGCGCCCGCGCCTTTTGTGTTGATGGTCGTTAACAACAACGGCGGGCAGATTTTCTCGATGCTCCCGACGCCGGCCCGCGAGCGGGAAAAGTATTACTGCATGCCGCAAAACGTCAGTTTCGCGCCCGCAGCCGCCCTGTTTTCGCTCCATTATGAGGCGCCCGACAGCCTGGCGGCGCTGCAGGAGGCGATGACGCGCGCCTGGGGTTCGCCGGTTGCGACCGTCATTGAACTGCGCGTACCCGACACTGCGGGCGCACAGGTTTTTCAGCGGCTTATTCAACAGGTATGCGCCTGA